The genomic interval AAGAAAAGGAAAATCAAGAAGGATTGACACATCAAGTGGAAGAAGTTAGAGAAGAATTAAGAGAGGAAGACAGGAAAATAAGGGAACTTGAAGAGAAGGTATCTAAATTGGAGCAGATAGCCAAGGTCGCAAATCAGAGATATGTAGATCTTCAGAGAGAACTGGAGCTTTTCAAAGATAGGTACCGTAGGGATCTTGAAGAACAGAGAAAGTATGGATACGAAAAGCTTGCCCTTGATCTGCTTGAGGTGGTTGATAACTTTGAGAGAGCTTTTTCCAGCGTCACGCAGGATCCTTTCACCCTTTTGAAAGGTTTTGAACTCATATACAGAGAGCTCAGGAGGATACTTGAGAAGTACGGTATAAGGGAACTCCAGATAGAAGGCAGAGAGTTTGATCCATACCTAGCGGAGGCGGTGGAAAAGGAATACAATCCGGATGTACCACCAAATACGATCACAAAAGTCATCAAGAAAGGTTACATGATCCACGAGCGCGTGCTTAGGCCTGCAAAGGTTGTTGTGTCAGTGCAGGAGGAAGAGATCACCTGAAGGCATGAGAAAGAGGGCGGGCATATTTATAGACGGAGCTAACTTTTACTTTGTGCAAAAACACATACTTCACCAGAAGATAGATCTTATAAAGCTTGTGGATTACTTCAAAAAAGATTACACCATATACAATACCTTTTTCTACCTTGCTTACAGGGAAGGGGACGAGAAACAGGAGAACTTTATAAAGCTCTTGGCTTTCAGCGGTATAACGGTCGTTAAAAAACCCATAAAGCAACTCAAAGATGGGACTTACAAAGGAAGCCTTGATGTGGATATGGCTTTAGATGTATTACTTACCAA from Hydrogenobacter sp. carries:
- a CDS encoding nucleotide exchange factor GrpE, with the protein product MQEKENQEGLTHQVEEVREELREEDRKIRELEEKVSKLEQIAKVANQRYVDLQRELELFKDRYRRDLEEQRKYGYEKLALDLLEVVDNFERAFSSVTQDPFTLLKGFELIYRELRRILEKYGIRELQIEGREFDPYLAEAVEKEYNPDVPPNTITKVIKKGYMIHERVLRPAKVVVSVQEEEIT
- a CDS encoding NYN domain-containing protein, which encodes MRKRAGIFIDGANFYFVQKHILHQKIDLIKLVDYFKKDYTIYNTFFYLAYREGDEKQENFIKLLAFSGITVVKKPIKQLKDGTYKGSLDVDMALDVLLTKDNYDIAVLCSGDSDFEKLVWVLRDFGKEVICVSTKESSAVELVNACDRYIDLADIMPYIRLEEKE